GAAAGCTCACTGGGTTTGTGGTGGAGGCGACCACCCAAGCCCACCCGCTCAAGGGCTTCTCTGGCTCGTCTGGTTCGTTCTGCTCTGGAAGTTCCCCGGTAAGCAAGGGGCAATTCAACATTGGCGAGTGCAGAAGTGCGGGCCAGCAAATTGAAGGCCTGAAAGACAAAGCCAATCCTGCGGTTGCGCACCTCTGCGAGTTGGTCCTCTGTCAGGCCAGAGACATTCTGATCCGACAACCAGTATTCCCCATTGGAAGGCAAATCCAGACACCCGAGGATGTGCATGAGGGTGCTCTTTCCGCTTCCAGAAGGGCCCATCAAGGCCACATACTCCCCTTTCTGGATGTTCAGACTGACCCCATCAAGCGCCCGAACCTCTCCCTCACCTGTGCCATACACTTT
This portion of the Deinococcus misasensis DSM 22328 genome encodes:
- a CDS encoding ABC transporter ATP-binding protein, with the protein product MNVIALKNIIKVYGTGEGEVRALDGVSLNIQKGEYVALMGPSGSGKSTLMHILGCLDLPSNGEYWLSDQNVSGLTEDQLAEVRNRRIGFVFQAFNLLARTSALANVELPLAYRGTSRAERTRRAREALERVGLGGRLHHKPSELSGGQKQRVAIARALVQNPDVLLADEPTGNLDSKSTHDILALFDELHREGRTIVLVTHEDEVGARAGRIIRLRDGRLEEKA